A stretch of DNA from Paenibacillus albus:
CATCCGAAGATACATCGTTACCTGGGAAGAGTTTACGTAATGAGTGTCTTTATTAGTGGGTTGCTGGCACTGCCGCTTATATTTTATATGGAGAATTTCACAAAATCATTGGCCTTTCTGACATTATCCATTGTGTGGCTAGTCACCTGTTGGAACGGTTATAGGGCAGCGGTAAAAGGACGTCTTCCTGAGCATCGCGTGTGGATGGTGCGGAGCTTCGGAATTACGCTTGTCGCAGTGAGCGCAAGGTTACTCATGCCTGTGCTGCTCCTCAGTTATTACATCTTAAGCGGATTCTCCCTTCCAGGAGGAAGAGCGCAAATGGTTGAAGAAACGCTGAATGTGAATATTTGGGTCGGGCTTTTGCTTAACTTCGTCATTATCGAATGGATTATTGTTAAAAAAATAAAGCACGAGAAGTAAAGGTTTCCATTCTCTCAGTTGGAAAAAAATCTTTCATAAGGGTAGTCCTCATCCAATCAAACAGTTAAAATATGGTTAATAAAGGAAGTAATTGAGGTGAGCTGGACTTGAGCAGAGAAGAGCAGAATTTAGCGACTTACGATGAAATCGGAAAGTCTTATAATGTCACTCGAAGAGCAGATCCGAGGATTACTGAACTCATCATTAATAGTCTGGACGCTCCTTCGGCTTCAGTAATACTGGATGTTGGAGCCGGGACAGGTAATTATTCCATCGAGCTTGCTAAACATGGGTTTGAGGTTATAGCAGTGGAGCCATCAAAGATCATGCGAGAAACAGGCAAGAAGCATCCGGGTTTAAAATGGATGGAAGGTGTTGCAGAGCAATTGCCAGCGGGGGATCATTCAGTAGATGGAATTGTATCTACTTTAGCAATCCACCACTTCTCGGATCTTGAGAAAGCGATTCAAGAAATGGTCCGTGTATTAAAACCGAATGGCAAGCTAGTCCTCTTCTTAGCTGATCCTCGGCTTTGTCCTGACGATAGATGTTGGCTGAAAGATTATTTTATGCCGATCATCTTGCAGTCCTATCAGGCCTATAAACCAATTGAGACAATCGCCAATCTACTGAATTCCGTTACAAATAATAACGTGCAAATCGTGGAGTTCCCAGTCCCCTATGACATGGAGGATTGTTTCTTTGTCTCCGGATGGAGAAAGCCTGAGCTATATTTGCAAAATGCTTTTCGCGCAGGAGTTTCGCCACTCGCTAATTGTCCAATTGATATACTGCAGCCAATATTGGAGCGATTAGAACGTGATTTGTTATCTGGTGAGTGGGATAACAAGTATGGCCATCTTCGTTCGAGTGATACATACGAAGGTGGCTATCGTTTTCTGATTGCTCAAAAGGCTTAGCTGGAGGCGGCGGATATGATTGAAGCGGTCATTTTTGATTTTGACGGATTGATTCGGGATACGGAGACGTTCGAATTTTACTCTTTTCAAGAACTATTCAGAGATCATGGTGTCGAATTGCCAT
This window harbors:
- a CDS encoding DUF2306 domain-containing protein, translating into MQKQEMKQKKSWWILIIVSLGVMTPFVLPYLNVDPANSRITITSNTIQYPLLLTHILFACAALITGFLQFVTRIRIQHPKIHRYLGRVYVMSVFISGLLALPLIFYMENFTKSLAFLTLSIVWLVTCWNGYRAAVKGRLPEHRVWMVRSFGITLVAVSARLLMPVLLLSYYILSGFSLPGGRAQMVEETLNVNIWVGLLLNFVIIEWIIVKKIKHEK
- a CDS encoding class I SAM-dependent methyltransferase, which translates into the protein MSREEQNLATYDEIGKSYNVTRRADPRITELIINSLDAPSASVILDVGAGTGNYSIELAKHGFEVIAVEPSKIMRETGKKHPGLKWMEGVAEQLPAGDHSVDGIVSTLAIHHFSDLEKAIQEMVRVLKPNGKLVLFLADPRLCPDDRCWLKDYFMPIILQSYQAYKPIETIANLLNSVTNNNVQIVEFPVPYDMEDCFFVSGWRKPELYLQNAFRAGVSPLANCPIDILQPILERLERDLLSGEWDNKYGHLRSSDTYEGGYRFLIAQKA